The following proteins are co-located in the [Pasteurella] mairii genome:
- the mglA_1 gene encoding galactose/methyl galactoside import ATP-binding protein MglA — translation MNDLNRSPYILEMRNVSKTFPGVKALDGINLKVKRGSIHALMGENGAGKSTLMKILYGIYIPDSGGELILDEKPFKPSRPIDAIRSGLTMVPQEISPAANLTIADNFYLGREITSGKFFLNQKEMDRKTSEILKELGVPMDVTQKMSDVSVAKAQLVAIATAVSNDAKVIIMDEPTTALTETEVDQLYKIIDTVKKRGISIIFISHKLDEVFKVSDEITVIRDGQYVGTKATSKVTKEELISMMVGRDMSEMFQRERFDLSNEIILEIKNFTRAGKYQDVSFAVRKGEIFGIAGLVGAGRSEIVESLFGYKPADSGDIYIHGERVQIKNPLDAMKHKIGFVTEDRKLTGLFLNLSITDNMIMPKMSPYLENFLVSVTKSQKTAYEQKEKLKIKAPNVEVITNNLSGGNQQKVLLARWLLLEPDILILDEPTKGIDVGAKAELYKLMVELSKQGKTIIMITSDMLELLSMSDRVMVMHEGRQAGIIPQQELSQERVLELASGLAVH, via the coding sequence ATGAATGATTTAAATCGGTCACCTTATATTTTGGAAATGCGAAATGTTTCAAAAACATTTCCTGGCGTAAAGGCATTGGACGGAATTAATCTTAAAGTAAAACGCGGCAGTATTCATGCGCTAATGGGAGAAAATGGCGCAGGTAAATCCACGTTAATGAAAATTCTTTATGGTATTTATATTCCTGATAGTGGTGGCGAGCTGATTTTAGATGAAAAACCGTTTAAACCTAGTCGTCCTATTGATGCTATTCGTAGCGGATTGACCATGGTGCCACAAGAAATTTCTCCAGCGGCAAATTTAACTATCGCGGATAATTTTTATCTTGGACGCGAAATTACCTCTGGTAAATTCTTTTTAAATCAAAAGGAAATGGATCGCAAAACATCGGAAATCTTAAAAGAATTAGGAGTGCCGATGGATGTGACACAAAAAATGTCTGATGTATCTGTAGCGAAAGCACAGTTGGTTGCAATCGCAACGGCGGTATCCAATGATGCTAAAGTGATTATTATGGATGAGCCGACTACCGCATTGACGGAAACGGAAGTGGATCAACTTTACAAAATCATTGATACAGTTAAAAAACGTGGTATTTCTATTATTTTTATTTCACACAAATTAGATGAGGTATTTAAAGTATCTGATGAGATCACGGTTATTCGTGATGGACAATATGTAGGTACAAAAGCGACTTCTAAAGTGACAAAAGAAGAATTGATTTCTATGATGGTGGGGCGTGATATGTCAGAAATGTTCCAACGAGAACGCTTTGATTTATCTAATGAAATTATATTGGAAATTAAAAATTTCACTCGCGCAGGAAAATATCAAGATGTCAGCTTTGCGGTACGAAAAGGGGAAATTTTTGGTATCGCTGGATTAGTCGGCGCAGGTCGATCTGAAATTGTCGAGAGCTTATTTGGATATAAACCGGCAGATAGTGGTGACATCTATATTCACGGAGAAAGAGTTCAAATTAAAAATCCGTTGGATGCGATGAAACATAAAATCGGGTTTGTCACAGAAGATCGTAAGTTAACGGGATTATTCCTCAATTTAAGTATTACAGATAATATGATTATGCCGAAAATGTCGCCTTATTTGGAAAATTTTTTAGTTTCGGTAACAAAATCACAAAAAACCGCTTATGAACAAAAAGAGAAATTAAAAATTAAAGCGCCAAATGTCGAAGTGATTACCAATAATCTCTCCGGCGGAAACCAACAAAAAGTATTACTTGCTCGTTGGTTATTGCTTGAGCCAGATATTTTGATTTTAGATGAGCCAACCAAAGGGATTGATGTCGGGGCGAAAGCAGAATTGTACAAGTTAATGGTAGAACTTTCCAAACAAGGAAAAACGATCATTATGATCACATCAGATATGTTGGAATTGTTATCGATGAGTGATCGGGTAATGGTAATGCACGAGGGACGTCAGGCGGGAATTATTCCGCAGCAAGAATTGAGTCAAGAGCGCGTGTTGGAATTGGCTTCAGGATTAGCGGTTCATTAA
- the hpcC_1 gene encoding 5-carboxymethyl-2-hydroxymuconate semialdehyde dehydrogenase, producing METVLNFINGKKVESKGENIWPIFNPATGEQIRQVRMSTVDEALQAAEAAQKAFPAWASTSPLRRARILFKFKELLQRDWDELAALITQEHGKTFSDAQGELTRGLEVVEFACGIPHLLKGEFSEQAGRGIDIHSTMQPLGVCLGITPFNFPAMVPMWMFPVALACGNTFILKPSKLDPSASVRLAELLTEAGLPDGVFNVVHGDREDNEALIRDPRIKAVSFVGSSVAASSVYKLGSEYGKRVQALGAAKNHGLVMPDADINTTVNALLGSAFGAAGERCMALPIAVTIDDATADKLVEALVPRVKALRYGDGMPKDGEKEMDFGPLISERHLNNVTGYVNKGVEEGATLLVDGRGQKPAGYEGGYFIGPCLFDHVTPDMTIYKEEIFGPVLGIVRAKNFEEAMKLINEHRFGNGSAIFTNNGAAAREFAYQVQAGMVGVNVPIPVPMAFHCFGGWKESVYGALNIYGPDGVRFYTKMKTVTTRWPEFDPHATSASFAMPTL from the coding sequence ATGGAAACCGTTTTAAATTTTATCAATGGTAAAAAAGTTGAAAGTAAAGGGGAAAATATTTGGCCTATATTCAATCCGGCAACGGGAGAACAAATTCGTCAAGTTCGGATGAGTACGGTGGATGAGGCTTTGCAAGCGGCAGAAGCAGCGCAAAAAGCATTTCCGGCTTGGGCTTCGACTTCTCCGTTACGTCGCGCTCGTATTTTATTTAAGTTTAAAGAATTATTGCAACGCGATTGGGATGAATTAGCGGCGTTGATTACTCAGGAGCATGGTAAAACTTTTTCTGATGCGCAAGGTGAATTAACGCGCGGTTTGGAAGTTGTGGAATTTGCTTGTGGTATTCCACATTTGTTAAAAGGGGAATTTTCTGAACAAGCCGGTCGTGGTATTGATATTCATTCGACCATGCAACCGTTAGGGGTTTGTTTGGGGATTACGCCATTTAACTTTCCGGCGATGGTACCGATGTGGATGTTCCCGGTTGCCTTAGCTTGCGGTAATACCTTCATTTTAAAACCGTCTAAACTTGATCCGTCAGCCAGTGTGCGTTTAGCGGAATTATTAACAGAAGCCGGATTACCTGATGGCGTATTTAACGTGGTACATGGTGATCGCGAAGATAATGAAGCGTTAATTCGTGATCCTCGCATTAAAGCAGTGAGCTTTGTAGGATCGAGTGTGGCAGCAAGTTCTGTGTATAAATTAGGTTCTGAATACGGTAAACGTGTTCAAGCATTGGGCGCGGCGAAAAACCATGGTTTAGTAATGCCGGATGCGGATATTAATACGACAGTAAATGCGTTATTGGGTTCGGCTTTTGGAGCTGCAGGCGAGCGTTGTATGGCGCTTCCGATTGCGGTAACTATTGATGATGCAACCGCGGATAAATTAGTCGAAGCATTGGTTCCTCGAGTGAAAGCATTGCGTTATGGTGATGGAATGCCGAAAGATGGCGAAAAAGAAATGGATTTCGGACCGCTCATTAGCGAGCGCCATTTAAATAATGTAACGGGTTATGTGAATAAAGGTGTTGAAGAAGGGGCAACCTTATTAGTGGATGGTCGCGGTCAAAAACCGGCAGGTTATGAAGGCGGTTACTTCATTGGCCCTTGCTTATTTGACCACGTTACACCAGATATGACGATTTACAAAGAAGAAATTTTTGGTCCAGTATTAGGGATTGTTCGGGCGAAAAATTTTGAAGAGGCGATGAAGTTAATTAATGAGCATCGTTTTGGTAACGGTTCTGCGATCTTCACGAATAATGGCGCTGCAGCACGCGAATTCGCATATCAAGTTCAAGCCGGTATGGTGGGGGTAAATGTACCAATTCCGGTACCGATGGCGTTCCATTGTTTCGGTGGTTGGAAAGAGTCTGTTTATGGCGCGTTGAATATTTATGGTCCAGATGGTGTGCGTTTCTACACCAAAATGAAAACCGTGACAACACGTTGGCCAGAATTCGATCCGCACGCGACTTCCGCTTCATTTGCGATGCCAACATTATAA
- the rbsB1_3 gene encoding D-ribose-binding periplasmic protein RbsB-1 produces the protein MLNKISVLILGFLFVPVVLAKEINIGVVMYSLADKYPTYLQDAMQNYAKDHPDIKLRFADASGDPAKMLNDTENFIDSNIDALIAMPTDPKIIKAMGQKVRKANIPFVVVAVRPNEDDMQYLTSYVGSEEITSGEMQGRFVEQALNGQPAKAIILLGPLGLDAQIKRTEGNKNILTKHNEIQIVAEQEAKWDRAKGMEVAENLFSAYKGINVVLANNDEMAIGALLAARKIGLKDEDLLIVGIDATPDALEYLGKGLDATVYQSASGQGSTSVEMAYKAVMGEKVPLYNWIPFELVTPDKKEQYLNKYKK, from the coding sequence ATGTTAAACAAAATATCTGTATTGATACTCGGTTTTCTGTTCGTACCGGTTGTACTGGCGAAAGAGATTAATATTGGTGTGGTGATGTATAGTTTGGCAGATAAGTATCCAACGTATTTGCAAGATGCGATGCAGAATTATGCAAAAGATCATCCAGATATTAAATTACGTTTTGCTGATGCAAGTGGTGATCCTGCCAAAATGCTCAATGATACGGAGAATTTTATTGATTCAAATATTGATGCATTAATTGCCATGCCGACCGATCCTAAAATTATTAAGGCAATGGGGCAAAAGGTCAGAAAAGCCAATATCCCTTTCGTTGTTGTCGCTGTTCGCCCTAACGAAGATGATATGCAATATCTAACAAGTTATGTTGGCTCAGAAGAAATCACAAGTGGCGAAATGCAAGGTCGTTTTGTTGAACAAGCATTAAATGGTCAACCGGCAAAAGCTATTATTTTGCTCGGCCCATTGGGATTAGATGCACAAATTAAACGTACTGAAGGTAACAAAAACATTTTAACTAAGCATAATGAAATTCAAATTGTTGCGGAACAAGAAGCCAAATGGGATCGCGCTAAAGGTATGGAGGTCGCTGAAAATCTCTTTTCAGCATACAAAGGGATTAATGTTGTTTTAGCAAATAATGATGAAATGGCAATTGGTGCCTTGTTAGCCGCTAGAAAAATTGGCTTGAAAGATGAAGACTTATTAATTGTTGGCATTGATGCGACACCTGATGCATTGGAATATTTAGGAAAAGGGTTGGATGCAACAGTTTATCAATCAGCATCGGGGCAAGGGAGTACAAGTGTTGAAATGGCATATAAAGCAGTAATGGGGGAGAAAGTTCCTTTATACAATTGGATTCCATTTGAATTAGTTACTCCAGATAAAAAAGAACAATATCTGAATAAGTATAAGAAATAG
- the scrK_2 gene encoding fructokinase, whose protein sequence is MKTEKTLDLICLGRVAVDLYAQQIGSRLEDVSSFAKYLGGSSGNVAYGTAVQGVKSSMLARVGDEHMGRFLREELQRVGVDTSHLITDKERLTALVILGIKDQDTFPLIFYRDNCADMAISAEDFDEAYIASAKALAITGTHLSHPKTRHAVLTALEYAGRNGTKRLLDIDYRPVLWGLTSLGDGETRFIDSEAVTKSLQEVLHHFDVLVGTEEEFHIAGGSTDTLTALKNVRKVSQATLVCKRGALGCSVFEDAIPDDLDGGINIYGVRVEVLNVLGAGDAFMSGLLRGYINGESWEQCCRYANACGALVVSRHGCAPAMPTKEELDDYLSRAEIVPRPDLDEQLNHLHRVTTRKTQWDDLCIFAFDHRKQLVDMAEKCGADPKRIPKLKMLLLQAAEQTAKEEGIYNGHAGILADTTFGQVALNEITGKKWWIGRPIELPSSRPLRLEHGDLGTQLIKWPMEHVVKCLAFYHPADKAEMKADQDATLKEVYQACCQTGHELLLEIILPADMEQKESYYVEMVTHFYRLGIKPDWWKLPGVSAETWAALSKVIEHHDAHCRGILILGLDAPESVFEAVFKASANAPLVKGFAVGRTIFGQPSADWLAGKLDDEGLIKETSERYRRLIKLWKNRKN, encoded by the coding sequence ATGAAAACAGAAAAAACATTAGATCTTATTTGTCTTGGACGTGTCGCGGTCGATTTATATGCGCAACAAATCGGCTCGCGTTTGGAAGATGTCAGTTCTTTCGCCAAATATTTAGGCGGTTCTTCCGGTAACGTTGCCTATGGAACCGCGGTTCAAGGCGTTAAATCCTCTATGTTGGCTCGTGTCGGCGATGAACACATGGGGCGTTTCCTACGAGAAGAATTGCAACGTGTTGGGGTAGATACCAGCCATTTAATTACTGATAAAGAACGCCTTACTGCTCTCGTCATTTTAGGTATTAAGGATCAAGATACTTTTCCTCTCATTTTTTATCGTGATAATTGTGCTGATATGGCGATTAGCGCAGAAGATTTTGATGAAGCCTATATTGCCTCTGCCAAAGCCTTAGCGATCACGGGAACCCATCTTTCCCATCCGAAAACTCGTCATGCGGTCTTAACCGCTCTTGAATATGCCGGTCGTAATGGAACCAAACGCCTGTTGGATATTGACTATCGTCCGGTACTTTGGGGCTTAACTTCCCTCGGGGATGGTGAAACCCGTTTTATTGATTCTGAAGCAGTAACTAAATCATTACAAGAAGTATTACATCATTTTGACGTACTGGTCGGTACTGAAGAAGAATTCCATATTGCCGGAGGTTCTACAGATACACTAACTGCGTTGAAAAACGTGCGTAAAGTCAGCCAAGCCACATTAGTTTGCAAACGCGGCGCGCTAGGTTGCTCCGTCTTTGAAGACGCCATTCCAGATGATCTTGATGGAGGTATTAATATCTATGGCGTACGAGTTGAAGTGCTGAATGTGTTAGGTGCGGGAGATGCCTTTATGTCCGGGTTATTACGCGGTTATATTAATGGCGAAAGCTGGGAACAATGCTGTCGTTATGCTAACGCCTGTGGCGCATTGGTAGTTTCTCGTCATGGTTGTGCACCCGCCATGCCCACTAAAGAAGAATTAGACGATTATTTATCTCGCGCTGAAATCGTACCTCGTCCAGACTTAGATGAGCAATTAAACCATTTGCACCGAGTTACCACGCGTAAAACACAATGGGACGATCTCTGCATTTTTGCCTTTGATCACCGTAAACAACTCGTCGATATGGCAGAAAAATGTGGCGCAGATCCAAAACGCATACCAAAATTAAAAATGCTCTTATTGCAAGCGGCGGAACAAACTGCTAAAGAAGAAGGTATTTATAACGGTCATGCCGGTATTTTGGCTGATACTACTTTCGGTCAAGTGGCACTTAATGAAATCACTGGTAAAAAATGGTGGATTGGACGTCCAATTGAGTTACCATCCTCACGTCCATTACGTTTAGAACATGGTGACTTAGGAACGCAATTGATCAAGTGGCCAATGGAACACGTTGTAAAATGTCTTGCATTCTATCACCCCGCAGATAAAGCAGAAATGAAAGCAGATCAAGATGCAACGTTAAAAGAAGTCTATCAAGCCTGCTGTCAAACCGGTCACGAATTATTACTTGAAATTATTCTTCCTGCCGATATGGAACAAAAAGAAAGCTATTATGTTGAAATGGTTACCCATTTCTACCGCCTTGGCATCAAACCGGATTGGTGGAAATTACCGGGCGTCAGCGCCGAAACTTGGGCAGCATTAAGTAAAGTGATCGAACACCACGACGCCCACTGCCGAGGAATTCTGATCCTTGGCTTAGACGCGCCGGAAAGTGTCTTTGAAGCAGTATTCAAAGCCTCCGCCAACGCACCATTAGTTAAAGGTTTTGCCGTCGGCCGCACCATTTTCGGTCAACCGTCTGCCGATTGGCTTGCGGGTAAACTGGATGATGAAGGCTTAATTAAAGAAACCTCCGAACGCTACAGAAGATTAATTAAACTGTGGAAAAATCGCAAAAACTAA
- the menH gene encoding 2-succinyl-6-hydroxy-2, 4-cyclohexadiene-1-carboxylate synthase: protein MHTLIFLHGLLGSNQDWQNVIKKLPHFRCISLDLPLHAQSQQYHVENFEQSCQYLATQIQQHIGNSPYFLVGYSLGGRLALYYSLQFQQAKGNLQGIILEGANLGLSREADRLARWQNDDHWAQRFAQEPIQQVLNDWYQQPVFAHLTDSERMALIEKRATNQGTAIAQMLRATSLAKQPDFRSKLHTTCLPIYYLCGEKDQKFRTIAEQEHLNLHLIPQAGHNAHLENPLAFADAIQTIFNRSPT, encoded by the coding sequence ATGCACACACTCATTTTTCTACACGGACTTCTAGGCTCAAATCAAGATTGGCAAAACGTCATCAAAAAACTACCGCACTTTCGCTGCATCAGTTTAGATCTCCCACTACATGCACAATCTCAACAATATCACGTGGAAAACTTTGAACAAAGTTGCCAGTATCTTGCCACACAAATCCAACAACATATCGGAAATTCGCCTTATTTTTTAGTCGGTTACTCACTAGGCGGACGCTTGGCATTATATTACAGCCTCCAGTTTCAACAAGCTAAAGGAAACCTGCAAGGGATTATTTTGGAAGGTGCTAATCTTGGATTAAGTCGCGAAGCCGACCGCCTCGCACGTTGGCAAAATGATGACCATTGGGCGCAACGATTTGCACAAGAACCCATACAACAAGTCCTCAACGATTGGTACCAACAGCCTGTCTTTGCCCATTTGACCGACAGCGAACGCATGGCACTCATCGAAAAACGCGCCACTAATCAAGGGACAGCAATCGCACAAATGCTGCGCGCCACCTCTCTTGCCAAACAACCCGACTTTAGATCCAAACTACATACAACCTGCCTGCCGATTTATTATCTTTGCGGCGAGAAAGATCAAAAATTCCGCACCATTGCCGAACAAGAACATCTTAATCTACACCTTATCCCACAAGCTGGACACAACGCCCATTTAGAAAATCCCCTCGCCTTTGCTGATGCAATACAGACGATTTTCAACCGCTCTCCTACATAA
- the rbsB1_2 gene encoding D-ribose-binding periplasmic protein RbsB-1: MKKALLAALCGGLLLTSQAVTAKNIVIGAPMVSFADKWQTYLQDAIRDFDAQHDDVEIKLSDANADPARQLNDVETFIDQKVDALLVVPTDPNIVKVIGRKAKKAGIPLIVVNRKPNDEDMQYVTSYVGSDEIEAGRIQGDYLVNALDGKPAETLILMGVLGLDAVAKRTEGAKEIFAQHSNIKVVSEQEGKWERDRGLTIAENVLAANKNINVIVSNNDEMAIGALLATRKLGVKDEDIFIVGVDATPDALEYLGKGLDATVFQSAQGQGYAGAETAYKIAKGEKVEKVNWVPFELVTPDKKEEYQAKYKK; this comes from the coding sequence ATGAAGAAAGCACTATTAGCGGCGTTATGCGGTGGTTTACTTTTAACGTCTCAAGCAGTAACTGCAAAAAATATTGTGATTGGGGCCCCGATGGTTTCTTTTGCAGATAAATGGCAAACTTATTTACAAGATGCCATTCGTGATTTTGATGCACAGCATGATGACGTTGAAATTAAACTTTCTGATGCTAATGCAGATCCCGCACGTCAATTAAATGACGTAGAAACTTTTATTGATCAAAAAGTTGATGCTTTATTAGTGGTTCCTACTGATCCGAATATCGTTAAAGTAATCGGGCGTAAAGCAAAAAAAGCAGGGATTCCTCTTATTGTAGTGAACCGCAAACCGAACGATGAAGATATGCAATATGTCACCAGCTATGTCGGTTCCGATGAAATTGAAGCAGGACGTATTCAAGGAGATTATCTTGTTAATGCCCTTGATGGTAAGCCGGCGGAAACCTTAATTTTGATGGGGGTTTTAGGTTTGGATGCGGTCGCTAAACGTACCGAAGGGGCAAAAGAAATTTTTGCACAACATTCAAATATCAAAGTCGTTTCTGAGCAAGAGGGTAAATGGGAACGTGATAGAGGGTTGACTATTGCAGAAAACGTACTCGCAGCAAATAAAAATATCAATGTTATTGTGAGTAACAATGATGAAATGGCGATTGGTGCATTACTCGCAACACGTAAATTGGGCGTGAAAGATGAAGATATTTTTATTGTGGGCGTTGACGCGACTCCAGATGCGTTAGAGTATTTGGGGAAAGGCTTGGATGCAACGGTTTTCCAATCTGCTCAAGGTCAGGGTTACGCTGGTGCGGAAACGGCTTATAAAATTGCTAAAGGCGAAAAAGTTGAAAAAGTCAACTGGGTACCGTTTGAATTAGTTACTCCGGATAAAAAAGAAGAATACCAAGCTAAATATAAAAAATAA
- the rbsC2 gene encoding ribose transport system permease protein RbsC-2, whose amino-acid sequence MSQVSLKKIINAYGMVLILIALFLVLSASIDGFFSTRTVWSIIEQVSMFGIIAIGVTFAIITTGIDLSSGSMVALTSVVAASVVTGGDAVSAALLAFSISLVLGAFMGAINGGLTALGGIPPFIATLGMMIIARGAAQLYSDGRPIDASSEAFTWIADMNLFGLPGLVILYILIVIISHILLSHSTFGRHVYAVGGNLNAAKICGINTTKTLILVYTFAGALSGLAGALLAARTYAGNPSYGLSWELDAIAAAVIGGVSLTGGFGTIPMCVIGALIIGTTNKGLNMLGVDPYWQQIVKGGIIVVAVLVDTLKRRKKGA is encoded by the coding sequence ATGTCACAAGTTTCTTTGAAAAAAATCATTAATGCATATGGAATGGTTCTGATCCTAATTGCATTATTTTTAGTTCTGTCTGCGTCTATCGACGGTTTCTTTTCCACCCGTACCGTATGGAGTATTATTGAGCAAGTTTCTATGTTCGGTATTATTGCTATCGGGGTGACCTTTGCAATTATTACTACCGGTATTGATTTATCTTCAGGTTCAATGGTGGCATTAACTTCTGTCGTGGCAGCATCTGTTGTGACCGGTGGTGACGCAGTAAGTGCAGCACTTTTAGCCTTTTCTATATCGCTTGTACTGGGTGCCTTTATGGGCGCAATCAATGGTGGATTGACAGCGTTGGGAGGAATTCCGCCGTTTATTGCTACCTTGGGGATGATGATTATCGCGCGAGGTGCTGCGCAATTATATTCTGATGGTCGTCCGATCGATGCTTCTTCCGAAGCCTTTACTTGGATTGCTGATATGAATCTTTTTGGTTTACCTGGTCTTGTCATTCTCTATATTCTCATTGTGATTATTTCCCATATTTTATTAAGTCATTCTACTTTTGGTCGCCATGTTTATGCGGTAGGGGGAAACTTAAATGCAGCCAAAATTTGTGGAATTAACACAACCAAAACCTTAATTCTTGTTTATACCTTTGCGGGCGCTTTATCCGGACTTGCCGGTGCATTGCTTGCTGCCAGAACTTATGCAGGAAACCCTTCTTACGGTTTATCGTGGGAGTTAGATGCTATTGCTGCGGCAGTTATTGGCGGGGTATCGTTAACCGGCGGATTTGGTACTATTCCTATGTGCGTCATTGGCGCATTAATTATCGGTACAACAAACAAAGGCTTAAATATGTTAGGAGTTGACCCGTATTGGCAACAAATTGTCAAAGGTGGAATCATTGTTGTTGCAGTATTAGTTGATACATTAAAACGTCGTAAAAAAGGCGCCTAG
- the ydgJ_1 gene encoding oxidoreductase YdgJ, which yields MKKVRVGLIGTGYIGRCHAIAYAQAPTVFPLEAELVLEYLAEITPELAAQKAKEFGFNRSTGDWKEVVSDPNVDVVDICTPNFLHKEIALAAIANGKHVYSEKPLALSAADAKIMYEAAEKAGVKTLVGFNYIKNPTTQLAREIIARGEIGKLIHFYGTHNEDYLANENTPLDWHCVKEKAGLGALGDLAAHIVQMSQYLVGSDIEKVIGDMETVIKDRPNPKNLAERLPVENEDQATALVRFANGCMGTIETSRIACGRKMGLSYVITGTKGTITYTQERMAELKLYLHDEDPARQGFKTILTGPLHPDYKNFCVSAGHGIGFNDQKTVEIRDLVNGLANNQTMYPAFEEGFKVSRVLDAIAQSCEQKRWVKVDEIA from the coding sequence ATGAAAAAAGTCAGAGTAGGATTAATCGGTACGGGGTATATTGGACGTTGTCATGCTATTGCTTATGCGCAAGCACCGACGGTGTTTCCGCTGGAAGCAGAATTAGTGTTGGAATACTTAGCGGAAATTACGCCAGAATTAGCTGCACAAAAAGCGAAAGAATTTGGTTTTAATCGTTCTACCGGTGATTGGAAAGAGGTAGTATCTGATCCTAATGTAGATGTGGTGGATATTTGTACGCCAAATTTTTTGCATAAAGAGATTGCGCTCGCCGCGATAGCGAATGGCAAGCATGTCTATTCAGAGAAACCATTGGCATTAAGTGCGGCGGATGCGAAGATTATGTACGAAGCGGCAGAAAAAGCTGGTGTGAAAACCTTGGTGGGATTTAATTATATTAAAAATCCGACCACGCAATTAGCACGTGAAATTATTGCGCGGGGAGAAATCGGTAAACTGATTCATTTTTATGGTACTCATAATGAAGATTATTTAGCCAATGAAAATACGCCGTTAGATTGGCATTGCGTGAAAGAAAAAGCGGGTTTAGGTGCATTAGGTGACTTAGCAGCGCATATTGTACAAATGTCGCAATATTTAGTGGGGAGCGATATTGAAAAGGTGATTGGGGATATGGAAACCGTGATTAAGGATCGTCCAAACCCGAAAAATTTAGCCGAACGTTTGCCGGTAGAAAATGAAGATCAAGCGACCGCACTTGTTCGTTTTGCCAATGGTTGTATGGGAACGATTGAAACGTCTCGTATTGCTTGTGGGCGTAAGATGGGATTAAGTTATGTCATTACTGGAACCAAAGGTACGATTACTTATACGCAAGAACGGATGGCAGAATTAAAACTTTATCTTCATGATGAAGATCCGGCTAGACAAGGGTTTAAAACCATTTTAACCGGTCCATTACATCCGGATTATAAAAATTTCTGTGTGAGTGCAGGACATGGTATTGGTTTTAATGATCAAAAAACGGTTGAAATTCGTGACTTAGTCAATGGATTAGCAAATAATCAAACGATGTATCCGGCGTTTGAGGAAGGCTTTAAAGTATCTCGAGTGCTAGATGCTATTGCGCAATCTTGTGAACAAAAACGTTGGGTTAAAGTGGATGAAATTGCCTAA
- the iolB gene encoding 5-deoxy-glucuronate isomerase — MSYLLSKSNKSHPKANGEVQKITPQSANWEYVGFEMYHLQAGQELKFNTEGTEVCFVLVAGKANISTADQTFEHIGNRATPFERIPPYSVYVPHDHDVNIKADTYLELAVCRAPSPQGTLPVRLITPEEVGVEKRGYGNNKRLVHNILPETESADALLVVEVFTDEGCTSSFPSHKHDQKNSENETYLEETYYHRFEPAQGFCLQRVYTDDRSLDECMAVYDGDVVQVPKGYHPVATIAGYNNYYLNVMAGPVRKWRFTWEKDHQWINTQEYADKFK, encoded by the coding sequence GTGAGCTATTTATTATCAAAATCAAACAAAAGTCACCCAAAAGCCAATGGCGAAGTCCAAAAAATTACTCCACAAAGTGCCAACTGGGAATATGTTGGCTTTGAAATGTACCATTTACAAGCGGGACAAGAGCTAAAATTTAACACCGAAGGTACGGAGGTTTGTTTTGTTTTAGTTGCTGGTAAAGCCAATATTTCAACCGCAGATCAAACATTTGAGCATATCGGAAACCGTGCTACCCCATTTGAACGAATTCCGCCTTATTCTGTTTATGTCCCACATGATCACGATGTCAATATCAAAGCTGACACTTATCTTGAATTAGCGGTATGTCGTGCGCCAAGCCCACAAGGCACCTTACCAGTACGCTTAATTACGCCGGAAGAAGTCGGAGTAGAAAAGCGCGGTTACGGTAATAACAAACGTTTGGTACATAATATTTTACCGGAAACGGAAAGTGCCGATGCGCTATTAGTCGTGGAAGTGTTCACAGATGAAGGATGTACCAGTTCTTTCCCAAGCCATAAACATGACCAAAAAAATAGCGAAAATGAAACCTATTTAGAAGAAACCTACTATCACCGTTTCGAGCCAGCTCAAGGCTTTTGTTTACAACGGGTTTATACCGACGATCGCTCTTTGGATGAATGCATGGCGGTTTATGATGGTGATGTCGTACAAGTACCAAAAGGCTACCATCCGGTGGCGACCATTGCTGGTTACAACAACTATTACCTCAATGTGATGGCAGGTCC